A part of Spiribacter vilamensis genomic DNA contains:
- a CDS encoding cation:proton antiporter, translated as MEFMLNSAFAEVATLLMLAAVIGSIGLVLRQPLIVSFIAVGIIAGPSVLDIVHSEEQIELLSELGIAILLFLVGIKLDIKLVRSLGAVAVITGLGQVAFTAGFGFVIGLMMGLDPVTSIYVAVALTFSSTIIIVKLLSDKREIESLHGQIALGFLIVQDLVVVVAMIVLSTLGIGSQEGGGGMSVLLVLAAGVALVGLVVLFVRYAANPLSARLAQAPELLVIFSIAMAAVIATVADVIGLGKELGGLLAGVSLASTPYRETISARLAPLRDFMLLFFFISLGSTLDMTLLGDSLGMALVFSAFVLIGNPLIVLAIMGAIGYRRRTGFLAGLTVAQISEFSLIFISMGLTLGHIGEEALGLVTLVGLVTIAVSVYMITYSGQLYDRFGPYLSVFERRTPWREPEGEFQHSGRTFDVVIFGMGRFGTAIGLRLQKRGLSVLGIDFNPRAVHRARELGLNADYGDAADPEFVGSLPLDGAQWALSTMPRHPTGLSHEDSRHTLAQVIRAHPFNGRIAIASHNAHESEELREHGADMVLEPFQDAADRAVDLICGAEELQRTPIPTIAPDETPDESS; from the coding sequence ATGGAATTCATGCTCAACTCCGCATTCGCCGAGGTCGCCACGCTGCTGATGCTTGCCGCCGTCATCGGCTCGATCGGCCTCGTGCTGCGCCAGCCGCTGATCGTGAGTTTCATTGCGGTGGGGATTATCGCCGGTCCCTCCGTCCTCGACATCGTTCACTCCGAAGAGCAAATCGAGCTACTGTCCGAACTGGGCATCGCAATCCTCTTGTTCCTTGTCGGCATCAAGCTCGATATAAAACTGGTCCGTTCACTCGGCGCCGTCGCGGTCATTACCGGGCTCGGCCAGGTCGCGTTTACGGCCGGTTTCGGCTTTGTCATCGGGCTGATGATGGGACTGGATCCGGTGACCTCGATCTACGTCGCCGTTGCGCTTACGTTCTCCAGTACCATCATTATTGTCAAGCTGCTCTCCGACAAGCGCGAGATCGAATCCCTGCATGGCCAGATCGCGCTCGGGTTCCTGATTGTCCAGGACCTGGTGGTGGTCGTCGCCATGATCGTGCTCTCGACCCTGGGCATTGGCAGCCAGGAGGGCGGGGGCGGTATGAGCGTCCTGCTGGTTCTGGCGGCCGGCGTCGCGCTGGTCGGCCTCGTGGTGCTCTTCGTACGCTATGCCGCGAATCCCCTCAGTGCCCGTCTCGCGCAAGCACCGGAACTGCTCGTGATCTTCTCCATTGCAATGGCCGCGGTGATTGCCACCGTGGCGGATGTCATTGGATTGGGGAAGGAACTGGGCGGACTGCTGGCCGGGGTGTCGCTCGCCTCGACCCCCTATCGCGAGACTATCTCCGCCCGACTGGCGCCGCTACGCGACTTCATGCTGCTGTTCTTCTTCATCTCGCTCGGGTCGACGCTGGATATGACGCTGCTGGGCGATAGCCTCGGCATGGCGCTTGTTTTCTCCGCGTTCGTGCTGATCGGCAACCCGCTGATCGTGCTGGCGATCATGGGGGCCATCGGCTATCGGCGTCGAACCGGTTTCCTCGCCGGGCTGACAGTCGCGCAGATTTCCGAGTTTTCGCTGATTTTCATCAGCATGGGACTAACGCTGGGTCATATCGGCGAGGAGGCGCTGGGCCTGGTGACACTGGTCGGCCTGGTCACCATCGCCGTGTCGGTCTACATGATCACGTATTCAGGTCAGCTGTACGATCGCTTCGGTCCCTATCTCTCCGTTTTCGAGCGCAGGACACCCTGGCGCGAGCCCGAGGGCGAGTTCCAGCACAGCGGTCGGACCTTCGATGTGGTGATCTTCGGCATGGGGCGCTTTGGTACGGCGATCGGCCTGCGTCTGCAAAAGCGCGGCCTGTCCGTGCTGGGGATCGATTTCAATCCGCGGGCGGTCCACCGCGCCCGGGAACTGGGGCTCAACGCCGATTACGGGGATGCGGCGGATCCGGAATTCGTCGGCTCGCTGCCACTGGATGGTGCGCAATGGGCCCTGAGCACCATGCCCCGGCATCCCACGGGCCTGAGCCATGAGGACAGCCGTCATACCCTCGCGCAGGTGATTCGCGCGCATCCGTTCAATGGCCGGATCGCCATCGCCTCGCACAATGCCCACGAGAGCGAGGAGCTGCGTGAGCATGGTGCGGATATGGTGCTGGAGCCATTCCAGGACGCCGCCGACCGGGCCGTAGACCTGATCTGCGGCGCCGAGGAATTGCAGAGGACGCCGATACCGACGATTGCGCCGGACGAGACGCCCGACGAATCGTCCTGA
- a CDS encoding universal stress protein, with the protein MNHLLVATDLSDRSERAQRRATLLARRHGLAIRLVYVIDTDQPAALIESQRDQVSTILQRLARTIETSDGISCSTDVRTAGSIEVGIQSSLSDDTRLIVLGSHRKRPFRDLFLGGTSERIIAHAERPVLVVQGPPIEDYRRVLLTTDLSAGSREAADQLASQSLIADASVTVLHVAGSLERSATASNQATDAGQEKMLAHAQAVAADALDRLVTESNLGMVAQRVEADPRPVAATILEVAEREGSDLIVLAPRQRTGVETFLRYSVTTRMLNASPVDLLVL; encoded by the coding sequence ATGAACCATCTCCTCGTTGCGACCGACCTGAGCGACCGCTCCGAGCGCGCACAACGCCGCGCCACACTGCTGGCACGTCGACATGGTCTGGCAATCAGGCTGGTCTATGTGATTGATACCGACCAGCCTGCTGCGCTGATCGAAAGCCAGCGTGATCAGGTCTCTACGATCCTACAGCGGCTTGCACGGACAATCGAGACATCGGATGGCATCAGCTGCTCGACCGATGTCCGGACGGCTGGGAGCATCGAGGTGGGCATCCAGTCCAGCTTGAGCGATGACACCCGCCTGATCGTGCTTGGCAGCCACCGCAAACGGCCATTCCGGGACCTGTTCCTGGGCGGGACCTCCGAGCGCATCATCGCCCATGCCGAGCGGCCCGTCCTTGTTGTCCAGGGGCCACCGATCGAGGATTATCGAAGAGTGCTGCTGACCACAGATCTCTCGGCGGGATCGCGCGAGGCCGCCGATCAGCTCGCCAGTCAGTCACTGATCGCCGATGCCTCCGTTACGGTCCTGCATGTCGCCGGATCCCTGGAGCGATCAGCGACTGCCAGCAATCAGGCGACGGACGCCGGTCAGGAGAAGATGCTCGCCCATGCACAGGCCGTAGCGGCGGACGCCCTCGACCGGTTGGTCACGGAATCGAACCTGGGGATGGTGGCGCAGCGCGTGGAAGCGGACCCACGCCCGGTCGCCGCCACGATCCTGGAAGTCGCGGAACGCGAAGGCAGCGATCTCATCGTGCTCGCGCCCCGCCAGCGCACCGGCGTCGAGACCTTCCTCCGCTACAGCGTCACGACACGAATGCTGAACGCGTCACCGGTGGACTTACTCGTCCTGTAA
- the cyoE gene encoding heme o synthase gives MSRILDATTNPSSGVAALAQHTLQRWHDYYELTKPGVVALMVFTAVVGELLASPGAIPWMALTVGNIGIALAAGSAAAINHLVDRRIDARMKRTRGRPLPTGGLRTSHASLFAGVLGLAGLSLLYFLVNPLTAWLTFGSLIGYAFIYTLFLKRATPQNIVIGGAAGAAPPVLGWVAVTGSIDPHALLLFLIIFTWTPPHFWALAIHRREEYASVDIPMLPVTHGDRFTRWQILFYTVMLVGVTLLPFATGMSGPVYLAGALILGGRYLWFGYALLARPDDQSLPMRSFGFSIVYLMALFAVLLVDAYLPVVWGLLAG, from the coding sequence ATGAGCCGAATTCTAGACGCCACAACCAATCCGTCCTCGGGCGTTGCCGCACTGGCGCAGCACACGCTGCAACGCTGGCATGACTACTACGAGCTGACCAAGCCCGGCGTTGTTGCCCTGATGGTGTTTACGGCGGTGGTTGGCGAGCTGCTGGCGAGCCCCGGTGCGATCCCCTGGATGGCGTTGACGGTCGGTAACATCGGCATTGCCCTGGCGGCCGGCTCCGCCGCCGCGATCAATCATCTCGTCGACCGCCGGATCGATGCACGAATGAAGCGTACCCGGGGACGTCCGCTCCCCACCGGCGGCCTGCGCACGAGCCATGCCAGCCTGTTCGCCGGTGTACTCGGACTTGCCGGCCTGTCGCTACTGTACTTTCTGGTCAATCCGCTCACGGCCTGGCTAACGTTTGGTTCGTTGATCGGCTATGCGTTCATCTACACGCTGTTCCTCAAACGGGCGACCCCCCAGAACATTGTGATCGGCGGCGCCGCCGGGGCTGCTCCCCCGGTACTGGGCTGGGTGGCGGTGACCGGCAGCATCGATCCCCATGCCCTGCTGTTGTTCCTGATCATCTTTACCTGGACCCCGCCGCATTTCTGGGCGCTGGCGATCCATCGCCGCGAGGAATATGCAAGCGTCGATATCCCGATGCTGCCAGTGACTCATGGTGACCGTTTCACCCGCTGGCAGATCCTCTTCTACACCGTGATGCTGGTGGGCGTCACACTGCTGCCGTTCGCCACCGGCATGAGCGGGCCGGTTTACCTCGCCGGCGCGCTGATACTGGGCGGGCGCTACCTCTGGTTCGGCTATGCACTACTCGCCCGACCCGACGATCAATCGCTGCCAATGCGATCATTCGGCTTTAGTATCGTCTACCTGATGGCGCTGTTCGCGGTCCTGCTGGTCGACGCCTACCTACCGGTGGTCTGGGGACTACTGGCTGGATAA
- a CDS encoding COX15/CtaA family protein, whose protein sequence is MNAHPWFYRLSLVATAMALCVVVLGAWVRLTDAGLGCPDWPGCYGQWDVPNTDEAIAAANQAFPDTPVDIGKGWREMVHRYLASMLGLLIVGLGVFAWRQRHRPGQPWRVPLLLVALVCFQGVLGAWTVTWQLKPAVVTAHLLGGLTTLSLLWWVTLRSNQMGGGGRLSRVPGLGAFLAIGTLVAVAQISLGGWTSTNYAALACNDFPACSLGEYWPEEADFAEGFVLWRGLGVNYEFGVLDHPARMAIHLVHRVGAIVVTLVLGGLAFWLWRAGGLGRTMGMAVAGALALQVLIGIGNVIYNLPLALAVAHNAGAALLMLVLVTVFHVRQPVARP, encoded by the coding sequence ATGAATGCCCACCCCTGGTTTTATCGTTTGAGCCTGGTGGCGACGGCGATGGCGCTTTGCGTCGTTGTCCTCGGCGCCTGGGTGCGACTCACCGATGCCGGCCTGGGCTGTCCGGACTGGCCTGGCTGTTATGGTCAGTGGGATGTGCCCAATACCGATGAGGCGATCGCCGCGGCGAACCAGGCCTTCCCCGACACGCCGGTCGATATCGGCAAGGGCTGGCGGGAAATGGTCCATCGGTATCTCGCCAGCATGCTGGGATTGCTGATCGTCGGTCTCGGGGTTTTCGCATGGCGCCAGCGACACCGCCCCGGACAGCCCTGGCGGGTCCCGTTGCTGCTGGTCGCTCTCGTGTGCTTCCAGGGCGTACTGGGGGCATGGACAGTGACCTGGCAGCTCAAGCCCGCGGTGGTAACTGCGCATCTGCTCGGCGGACTCACGACGCTATCGCTGCTCTGGTGGGTCACGCTGCGCAGCAATCAAATGGGCGGGGGCGGCCGGTTGTCGCGAGTTCCGGGGTTGGGGGCGTTTCTCGCAATCGGGACGCTCGTAGCGGTTGCGCAGATCAGTCTCGGGGGGTGGACCAGCACCAATTACGCGGCCCTTGCCTGTAACGACTTCCCGGCCTGCAGCCTCGGCGAGTACTGGCCCGAGGAGGCGGATTTCGCCGAGGGCTTCGTGCTCTGGCGCGGACTCGGGGTCAACTACGAATTCGGAGTACTGGATCATCCGGCCCGAATGGCAATCCACCTGGTTCATCGCGTGGGGGCGATTGTCGTCACGCTCGTGCTGGGGGGGCTGGCATTCTGGCTCTGGCGTGCCGGTGGCCTGGGGCGGACCATGGGGATGGCCGTTGCCGGCGCGTTGGCGCTGCAGGTGTTGATCGGTATCGGTAACGTCATCTACAACTTGCCGCTGGCACTCGCGGTCGCGCACAATGCTGGGGCGGCATTGCTTATGCTGGTGCTGGTAACCGTTTTCCATGTCCGGCAACCCGTTGCACGACCATGA
- a CDS encoding SURF1 family protein, whose translation MGEWVFAPGLVPTAVYLVLLVVLIGLGQWQLDRADEKRTALAERAAATKAPVISVNEQAATLARHEYRRATAAGRFDTDHQFLLDNQVEDGRIGYRVITPLRLEGRDAAVLVDRGFIPIADSRQELPTLPPVEPEARVSGRISAGPSVGMRLGEAADGTKRWPRRLQYIDFDYMDATLDYPLSDYLLVEGSLATDAVARRGERDAWRFGPARHEGYAVQWFALAAALTLIWLVVNTRRQKRGDAA comes from the coding sequence GTGGGCGAATGGGTTTTCGCACCGGGACTGGTGCCGACGGCGGTTTACCTGGTACTGCTGGTGGTTCTGATTGGTCTGGGGCAATGGCAGCTGGATCGCGCGGATGAGAAGCGCACCGCGCTTGCCGAGCGCGCCGCCGCGACAAAGGCACCGGTGATTTCCGTCAACGAACAGGCTGCGACGCTGGCGCGGCACGAGTATCGCCGGGCAACGGCGGCCGGCCGTTTCGATACCGACCATCAGTTCCTGCTCGACAACCAGGTCGAGGACGGTCGCATCGGTTATCGCGTCATTACACCCCTGAGGCTCGAGGGACGGGACGCAGCGGTGCTCGTTGACCGTGGATTCATACCGATCGCGGACAGTCGCCAGGAGCTCCCGACACTGCCACCGGTGGAGCCGGAGGCACGCGTCAGCGGGAGGATCAGCGCGGGACCCTCGGTCGGAATGCGCCTGGGGGAGGCCGCGGACGGGACAAAGCGGTGGCCCCGGCGTTTGCAGTACATCGATTTTGATTACATGGACGCCACGCTCGACTATCCCCTCAGTGATTACCTGCTGGTGGAGGGATCACTGGCGACCGATGCGGTTGCCCGTCGTGGTGAGCGCGACGCCTGGCGCTTCGGCCCGGCACGCCACGAGGGCTATGCCGTGCAGTGGTTCGCGCTGGCCGCTGCACTCACGCTGATCTGGCTGGTGGTGAATACGCGCCGGCAAAAACGAGGAGACGCCGCTTGA
- a CDS encoding twin transmembrane helix small protein → MDLAIRLTILLTLFVIVASLGSGLFYLIRDRGESRRTLNALTLRITLSIVLFVLILIGFVTGAISPNSSPLS, encoded by the coding sequence ATGGATCTCGCAATTCGACTCACCATACTGCTCACACTGTTCGTCATCGTCGCGAGCCTTGGATCGGGACTGTTCTATCTGATCCGCGACCGGGGCGAGTCGCGACGGACGCTCAACGCCCTCACCCTTCGCATCACCCTGTCGATCGTCCTGTTCGTCCTGATCCTGATCGGCTTTGTCACGGGCGCCATCTCGCCGAACAGCAGCCCGCTTTCCTGA
- a CDS encoding cytochrome c oxidase subunit 3 — MAQAEGGYYVPHQSYWPIIGTIGVTALVVGIAMYLEGMASGTWVMGTGGLITAGFVFGWLRDVISEGVKGLYSDQVDRSLRWGMIWFIFSEIMFFGAFFGALLYARLLSVPWLSGEDAATSRLLWDSMVLNWPTAGPANAGMDWQPMAAWPLPTINTMILLTSGMTLTVAHHALKDANRRKLIGFMWATVLLGTLFIGLQGYEYYEAYAHLNLRMDTGIYGSTFFMLTGFHGMHVVIGTLMLLVITLRCMKGHFRPNSHFGFEAAAWYWHFVDVVWLGLYIFVYIL; from the coding sequence ATGGCACAGGCAGAAGGCGGGTACTACGTCCCGCACCAGAGTTACTGGCCGATAATCGGCACCATTGGCGTCACTGCGCTGGTGGTCGGGATTGCGATGTACCTCGAGGGCATGGCGTCGGGTACATGGGTGATGGGCACGGGCGGCCTGATTACCGCCGGGTTCGTCTTCGGCTGGCTACGCGATGTGATTAGCGAGGGCGTCAAGGGCCTGTACAGCGATCAGGTAGACCGATCGCTGCGCTGGGGCATGATCTGGTTCATCTTCTCCGAAATCATGTTTTTCGGGGCCTTCTTCGGCGCGCTTCTCTACGCCCGGCTCCTGTCCGTGCCCTGGTTGTCCGGCGAGGATGCCGCGACCAGTCGTCTGCTCTGGGACTCCATGGTGCTGAACTGGCCGACTGCCGGCCCCGCCAACGCCGGTATGGACTGGCAGCCCATGGCCGCCTGGCCCCTGCCGACGATCAACACCATGATCCTGTTGACCTCCGGCATGACGCTGACGGTCGCTCACCATGCGCTGAAAGACGCCAATCGGCGCAAGCTCATCGGTTTCATGTGGGCGACGGTCCTGCTCGGAACGCTGTTCATCGGGCTGCAGGGTTACGAGTACTACGAGGCCTACGCCCATCTGAACCTTCGCATGGATACCGGGATTTACGGATCGACGTTCTTCATGCTGACCGGATTCCACGGAATGCATGTGGTTATCGGTACGCTGATGCTGCTGGTCATCACGCTCCGGTGCATGAAGGGCCACTTCCGGCCGAACTCCCATTTCGGTTTCGAGGCGGCCGCCTGGTACTGGCATTTCGTCGATGTGGTGTGGCTCGGCCTCTACATCTTCGTCTACATCCTCTAG
- the ctaD gene encoding cytochrome c oxidase subunit I has product MTATTHDHAAHEAEPYGFKKWLVTTNHKDIGSMYLLFSLAMFLLGGAMALVIRAELFQPGLQIVDPYFFNQMTTMHALVMIFGAVMPAFTGLANWMIPLMVGAPDMALPRMNNWSFWLLPFGFAVLLSTLFMPGGGPAGGWTMYPPLMLQTGMAFPFVIFAIHVLGISSIMGSINVIATILNMRAPGMSLMKMPLFVWTWLITAYLMIAVMPVLAGAVTMLLTDQYFGTTFFSAAGGGDPVLYQHIFWFFGHPEVYILILPAFGIISTIIPTFARKPLFGYSSMVYATASIAFLSFIVWAHHMFTVGMPLAGELFFMYSTMLIAVPTGVKVFNWVSTMWRGAMTFEAPMLFALAFVFLFTIGGFSGLMLAIAPADFQYHDTYFVVAHFHYVLVTGAVFAILAAAYYWMPKWTGHMYSERLAQWHFWLSVIFVNVLFFPQHFLGLAGMPRRIPDYSVQFADWNMVSSIGGFGFGFAQLIFVWLLIKCIRGGQQAEAKAWEGADGLEWDVPSPAPHHTFDTPPVVR; this is encoded by the coding sequence ATGACGGCAACAACCCATGATCACGCGGCACACGAAGCGGAACCTTACGGTTTCAAGAAATGGCTGGTGACGACGAATCACAAGGACATCGGTTCGATGTACCTGCTGTTCTCGCTCGCCATGTTCCTGCTGGGTGGAGCGATGGCACTGGTCATCCGCGCCGAGCTGTTCCAGCCCGGTCTGCAGATCGTCGACCCGTACTTCTTCAATCAGATGACCACCATGCACGCCCTGGTGATGATCTTCGGCGCGGTCATGCCCGCGTTCACCGGTCTCGCCAACTGGATGATTCCGCTGATGGTCGGCGCACCGGACATGGCGCTGCCGCGAATGAACAACTGGAGCTTCTGGCTGCTGCCGTTCGGTTTTGCCGTGCTCCTGTCAACGCTGTTCATGCCGGGGGGCGGTCCCGCCGGCGGCTGGACCATGTATCCGCCGCTGATGCTGCAGACGGGGATGGCCTTCCCGTTCGTGATCTTTGCGATCCACGTGCTTGGCATCAGCTCCATCATGGGCTCGATCAACGTGATCGCGACTATTCTGAACATGCGGGCGCCGGGCATGAGCCTGATGAAGATGCCGCTGTTCGTCTGGACCTGGCTGATCACCGCCTACCTGATGATCGCCGTCATGCCGGTTCTCGCCGGTGCCGTCACCATGCTGCTGACCGATCAGTACTTCGGCACGACCTTCTTCAGCGCCGCGGGTGGTGGTGACCCGGTGCTCTACCAGCACATTTTCTGGTTCTTCGGCCATCCCGAGGTGTACATCCTCATCCTGCCGGCGTTCGGCATCATCTCCACGATTATCCCGACCTTCGCTCGCAAGCCGCTGTTCGGCTACAGCTCGATGGTCTATGCCACCGCGTCGATCGCCTTCCTCTCGTTCATTGTGTGGGCGCATCACATGTTCACGGTGGGCATGCCGCTCGCCGGCGAGCTCTTTTTCATGTACTCCACGATGCTGATCGCGGTCCCGACGGGCGTAAAGGTCTTCAACTGGGTCTCGACCATGTGGCGGGGCGCGATGACGTTCGAGGCACCGATGCTGTTCGCACTGGCCTTCGTGTTCCTGTTCACCATCGGCGGCTTCTCCGGTCTGATGCTCGCGATTGCCCCCGCGGACTTCCAGTACCACGACACCTATTTCGTGGTGGCGCATTTCCACTACGTGCTGGTGACCGGTGCGGTGTTCGCGATTCTCGCGGCCGCCTACTACTGGATGCCCAAATGGACCGGCCACATGTATAGCGAGCGCCTGGCCCAGTGGCACTTCTGGTTGTCGGTGATATTCGTGAACGTGCTCTTCTTCCCGCAGCACTTCCTGGGACTGGCCGGCATGCCCCGCCGTATCCCGGACTACTCGGTCCAGTTCGCGGACTGGAACATGGTATCCAGCATCGGCGGATTCGGGTTCGGATTCGCCCAGCTGATTTTCGTGTGGCTTCTCATCAAGTGCATCCGCGGTGGTCAGCAGGCCGAGGCGAAGGCGTGGGAAGGCGCCGATGGCCTGGAGTGGGATGTGCCATCACCGGCGCCGCACCATACGTTTGATACGCCACCGGTCGTTCGATAA
- the coxB gene encoding cytochrome c oxidase subunit II codes for MTVITRLAQSVAIAAVLATAPASADFSLLNMTQGVTESSRDIYGLHMTIFLITVVIGAGVFGAMFYSIFRHRKSRGVEPSKFHHSTTMEIVWTVIPLVILVAMAVPATRVLIDLDDTSESEMTVKVTGYQWFWGYEYMGEDVQFLSRLDADSDRARRLGSGIQPASVDNYLQNVDQRLVLPVDTRVRFQITGADVIHSWWMPDLGWKKDAIPGYVNEMWTEIEEPGVYRGRCAELCGRDHGFMPIVVEALPKDEFNEWLANRQAGGSGMTADAEQTPDTDGELAAR; via the coding sequence ATGACGGTAATAACCCGACTCGCTCAATCGGTGGCGATAGCTGCCGTGCTCGCAACCGCGCCGGCCAGCGCCGATTTCAGCCTGCTCAACATGACGCAGGGCGTCACGGAATCGAGCCGTGATATCTACGGCCTGCACATGACGATATTCCTGATTACCGTCGTTATCGGCGCCGGTGTGTTCGGCGCGATGTTCTATTCGATCTTCCGGCACCGGAAATCGCGGGGGGTGGAGCCATCGAAGTTCCATCACAGCACGACGATGGAGATCGTCTGGACGGTTATTCCGTTGGTGATCCTGGTGGCGATGGCGGTGCCCGCCACCCGGGTTCTGATCGACCTCGACGATACGAGCGAATCGGAGATGACGGTCAAAGTGACCGGCTATCAGTGGTTCTGGGGCTACGAATACATGGGCGAGGACGTCCAGTTCCTGAGTCGCCTGGATGCCGACAGTGACCGCGCCAGGCGGCTGGGGTCGGGAATTCAGCCTGCCTCGGTCGACAATTATCTCCAGAACGTCGACCAGCGACTGGTGCTTCCCGTCGACACGCGTGTGCGCTTCCAGATTACCGGTGCGGATGTCATCCATTCGTGGTGGATGCCGGACCTGGGCTGGAAGAAGGACGCGATCCCGGGATACGTCAACGAGATGTGGACAGAGATCGAGGAGCCGGGCGTCTATCGTGGCCGCTGTGCCGAGCTCTGCGGTCGTGACCACGGGTTCATGCCCATCGTGGTCGAGGCGCTGCCCAAGGACGAATTCAACGAGTGGCTAGCGAATCGCCAGGCCGGCGGCTCGGGCATGACCGCCGACGCCGAGCAGACACCGGACACCGATGGCGAGCTCGCCGCCCGGTAA
- a CDS encoding DUF2244 domain-containing protein codes for MTTSTDIEGNSGRRFVLAPNIAPDWQQTVWIFIGMSSVCLGIALVCTWFGFWPVLPFAGLEVITLGWALYASARRSLDREVIHVVDNTVIVEKGRGRVEERWEMDRTWTDVRLHQLSRRWDETRLELRSREQTLIIGAFLDADERRSLDRALRACVGPMARWGDDRPVSTTDSGEPGASWAPGIAPNAGEKTG; via the coding sequence ATGACTACTTCGACCGACATCGAGGGCAACAGCGGGCGCCGCTTCGTGCTGGCGCCGAACATCGCACCGGACTGGCAACAGACCGTCTGGATCTTTATCGGCATGAGCTCGGTTTGCCTGGGGATTGCACTCGTTTGCACCTGGTTCGGATTCTGGCCGGTCCTGCCGTTCGCGGGCCTGGAGGTGATCACGCTGGGCTGGGCGCTCTACGCATCGGCGCGTCGCTCTCTCGACCGCGAAGTCATCCATGTCGTCGATAACACGGTCATCGTCGAGAAAGGCCGCGGACGGGTCGAGGAGCGCTGGGAAATGGATCGGACCTGGACGGATGTCCGGCTCCACCAGTTATCCCGCCGCTGGGACGAGACACGGCTGGAGCTGCGCTCGCGCGAGCAGACCCTGATCATCGGGGCCTTCCTCGACGCGGACGAGCGGCGCAGCCTGGATCGGGCGCTCCGCGCCTGCGTCGGTCCAATGGCGCGGTGGGGAGACGATCGCCCGGTGTCGACAACCGATTCCGGTGAGCCGGGGGCATCGTGGGCCCCGGGCATCGCCCCCAACGCTGGAGAGAAGACGGGATGA
- a CDS encoding methyltransferase domain-containing protein, which translates to MADLSGDPLQLDSRVLRRRLEQAAPGFDEAAVLHREVGRRLVERLDYIRLQPASMLDMGCASGLNTSALRKRYPKADYVGMDLAAPLVARARRQGGRWRRVPGVCAGMDQLPFRNDSFDLVFSSLALHRVPDLSATARELQRVLRPDGVLLFATFGPDTLDELRTAWQAVDDTPHVHGFVDMHDIGDALVKARLADPVMDMEHFTLTYADVRSLVRDLDALGLRNALTARQPGLTSPRRWRAMESAYQAAANAEGRLPATWEVAYGHAWGTDAQMQVTGDDGAVRVPLDTLSVPRRQR; encoded by the coding sequence ATGGCAGACCTATCCGGCGATCCCCTCCAGCTCGATTCCCGTGTTCTCCGTCGACGCCTCGAGCAGGCCGCTCCGGGGTTTGACGAGGCGGCCGTGTTACACCGCGAGGTTGGCCGGCGGCTGGTCGAGCGGCTCGACTATATCCGCCTGCAGCCCGCATCGATGCTCGATATGGGCTGCGCCAGCGGGTTGAACACCAGTGCACTGCGCAAGCGCTATCCGAAAGCGGACTACGTTGGCATGGATCTGGCAGCGCCGCTGGTTGCCCGGGCGCGGCGCCAGGGCGGGCGCTGGCGGCGCGTCCCCGGGGTCTGCGCGGGAATGGATCAGCTGCCGTTCCGTAACGACAGCTTCGATCTTGTTTTCTCGAGCCTGGCGCTGCACCGCGTCCCCGATCTCTCGGCGACGGCCCGCGAGCTGCAGCGCGTTCTGCGGCCGGATGGTGTCCTCCTGTTCGCGACCTTTGGCCCGGATACCCTCGATGAGTTGCGGACCGCCTGGCAGGCGGTGGATGACACCCCCCACGTCCACGGTTTCGTCGACATGCACGATATCGGTGATGCTCTGGTCAAGGCACGCCTGGCGGATCCGGTGATGGACATGGAGCACTTCACCCTCACCTACGCCGATGTCCGCTCACTGGTTCGTGATCTCGACGCCCTCGGTCTGCGCAATGCGCTGACCGCCCGTCAACCCGGGCTGACGTCGCCACGTCGCTGGCGTGCGATGGAGTCGGCCTACCAGGCGGCTGCCAACGCCGAGGGCCGTCTTCCGGCGACCTGGGAGGTGGCCTACGGCCATGCCTGGGGGACCGACGCGCAGATGCAGGTCACCGGAGATGACGGGGCGGTGCGGGTTCCGCTGGATACGCTCTCAGTTCCTCGCCGACAGCGATAA